The following are encoded together in the Chiloscyllium plagiosum isolate BGI_BamShark_2017 chromosome 46, ASM401019v2, whole genome shotgun sequence genome:
- the LOC122544086 gene encoding NACHT, LRR and PYD domains-containing protein 12-like: MVQKLIQDWSQGKIYQSFKFVFQIQFPRLNLIHWKTSLTALVRDNYPYLDDALEQLWKEPEKILFVFEDLDQFQKIIYFNDAERNAESQDQCLDPNCYCLITDVVRCLIKGELLKGCSILITCQTGKFDSLGITDVNRKVQILGFASDATLQYFQNYFRNEQTKSHIIKYIKANDTLYRMCYNPLFCLTLCSLLESPRPQGVQDVPLFHKTSTQAVSTYIVNLLGRSGYTFESCSEDLLKLGALAYDGCRKNLVVFNRNQLSSHNVNFANVITVLMMEIQGKDHETTVYAFNHFIIQHFLAALQRIRTTTGNKLLESLNAEHTTTDGRFTLLSRFLIGLARHNSTTKPNWKMTNVDPAVTKCVSGWLTNYSKRCDPNLEGKKSKETFLNLLYCFHEFGDAELIRDALSTRNTIQFMKYHLNVADCVILSSTLMAHDKLEELDLSCCDLPDEGIPFLLPVLHKCKTIRLNDNQLENPWVKQLSKVPMGIV, translated from the exons ATGGTACAGAAATTAATCCAAGACTGGTCACAAGGTAAAATATACCAatcatttaaatttgtttttcaaatccAATTTCCACGTTTAAATTTAATACACTGGAAGACCAGTCTGACAGCCCTGGTCCGGGATAATTATCCTTATTTAGATGATGCACTGGAACAATTGTGGAAAGAACCTGAAAAGATATTGTTTGTGTTTGAAGATTTAGATCAATTTCAGAAAATCATCTATTTCAATGATGCTGAAAGGAATGCCGAATCCCAAGATCAGTGTCTCGATCCTAACTGTTATTGCCTGATCACGGATGTTGTTCGTTGTCTCATTAAGGGAGAGTTGCTGAAGGGTTGCTCTATCCTCATCACATGCCAAACCGGGAAATTCGATTCTTTGGGAATTACAGATGTAAATCGAAAAGTACAAATCCTGGGGTTCGCGTCTGATGCAACACTACAGTACTTCCagaattatttcagaaatgaaCAGACAAAGTCGCATATAATTAAATACATAAAAGCGAATGACACATTGTATAGAATGTGCTATAACCCCCTGTTTTGTCTGACCCTCTGCTCATTATTGGAATCACCCCGGCCACAAGGAGTTCAAGACGTGCCTTTGTTCCATAAAACCAGCACACAGGCAGTCTCCACTTACATCGTTAATCTATTAGGCAGAAGTGGTTACACTTTTGAAAGCTGTTCAGAAGATCTGTTGAAATTGGGAGCTCTGGCTTATGATGGATGCCGCAAAAATCTTGTGGTGTTTAACAGAAACCAACTTAGTTCCCACAACGTGAACTTTGCCAACGTTATCACTGTATTAATGATGGAAATTCAAGGCAAAGATCACGAGACAACTGTTTATGCATTTAATCATTTTATTATTCAGCACTTTCTTGCAGCTCTACAGAGAATTCGAACTACAACAGGGAATAAACTATTAGAATCGCTCAATGCAGAGCACACAACGACTGATGGGAGATTCACACTGTTGTCACGTTTTCTTATTGGACTTGCCAGACACAATTCAACCACAAAACCTaactggaaaatgactaatgttGATCCTGCAGTCACCAAATGTGTGTCTGGTTGGCTCACAAATTATTCCAAAAGATGTGATCCAAATCTCGAAGGCAAGAAATCCAAAGAGACCTTTTTAAACTTGTTGTACTGCTTTCATGAATTTGGAGATGCGGAGCTGATCAGGGACGCATTATCAACAAGAAATACAATCCAATTCATGAAGTATCATCTTAACGTTGCTGACTGTGTGATTCTGTCATCCACATTAATGGCCCATGACAAGTTAGAAGAACTGGACCTGAGTTGTTGTGACCTACCGGATGAAGGTATACCATTTCTGCTGCCTGTGCTGCATAAATGTAAAACTATCAG ACTTAACGATAATCAACTCGAAAACCCATGGGTGAAACAATTATCCAAAGTTCCAATGGGGATTGTTTAA